Proteins encoded together in one bacterium window:
- the aroF gene encoding 3-deoxy-7-phosphoheptulonate synthase, whose protein sequence is MIIVMGAGAARKEIRTVIARIKALGYTPHPIFGKEHTVIGAIGDERGKNVLHGLESLPGVERVVPILKPYKLASREVKAERTVVRIAPGVTVGDRQLLVIAGPCSVETEAQMIETALAVKKAGAHALRGGAWKPRTSPYAFQGLELKGLRILRKAGDRAGMPIVTEVMNPADVERIAEYSDVLQVGARNVQNFSLLKRIGKSKRPILLKRGMMTTITEFLMSAEYCLSEGSRQVILCERGIRTFEDSTRNTLDLSAIPVLKERTHLPVIADPSHATGVARLVPPMACAAVAAGADGLMIEVHPTPEKALSDGPQSLTFAKFADTMATLRPFIAAAGRTL, encoded by the coding sequence ATGATCATCGTCATGGGAGCGGGTGCGGCCCGGAAGGAGATCCGCACCGTCATCGCCAGGATCAAGGCGCTGGGGTACACCCCGCACCCGATCTTCGGGAAGGAACACACCGTCATCGGCGCGATCGGGGACGAGCGCGGCAAGAACGTCCTCCATGGGCTCGAGTCGCTCCCCGGGGTGGAGCGGGTCGTCCCGATCCTCAAGCCGTACAAGCTCGCCAGCCGCGAGGTGAAGGCGGAACGGACGGTCGTCCGGATCGCCCCCGGGGTGACGGTCGGGGACCGGCAGCTCCTGGTCATCGCGGGTCCCTGCTCCGTGGAGACCGAGGCGCAGATGATCGAGACGGCGCTGGCCGTGAAGAAGGCGGGGGCGCACGCGCTGCGCGGCGGGGCGTGGAAGCCGCGCACCTCCCCGTACGCGTTCCAGGGACTGGAGCTCAAGGGCCTCAGGATCCTGCGCAAGGCGGGGGATCGCGCGGGGATGCCGATCGTGACCGAGGTGATGAACCCCGCGGACGTGGAACGGATCGCCGAATATTCGGACGTCCTCCAGGTCGGGGCGCGCAACGTCCAGAACTTCTCCCTCCTGAAGAGGATCGGCAAGTCGAAGCGCCCCATCCTCCTCAAGCGCGGGATGATGACGACGATCACCGAGTTCCTGATGAGCGCGGAATATTGCCTGTCCGAGGGGAGCCGCCAGGTGATCCTCTGCGAGCGCGGGATCCGGACGTTCGAAGACTCCACGCGGAACACCCTCGACCTCTCCGCGATCCCTGTCCTCAAGGAGCGCACCCACCTGCCGGTCATCGCCGACCCGTCCCACGCCACCGGCGTGGCGCGCCTCGTCCCGCCCATGGCGTGCGCCGCCGTCGCCGCGGGCGCCGACGGGCTGATGATCGAGGTCCATCCCACGCCGGAAAAGGCCCTCTCCGACGGCCCGCAGTCGCTCACCTTCGCGAAGTTCGCCGACACGATGGCGACGCTGCGGCCGTTCATCGCGGCGGCGGGGCGAACGCTCTGA
- the lspA gene encoding signal peptidase II, which produces MRTVLEPHARGGNAPGDPGAVRAVRGRRGEALVPDNLVRKFSVPIVSALLLGAADQASKVWAVRSLPLYEFREIVPGYFGLVHVQNRGVAFSLLANLDPRWVHPFLILATVLAMGAVLAYIAYLPCRGAAPVGLGLILGGAIGNLIDRARLGYVVDFLDLYWRGHHWPTFNVADVGITVGVALLVIDMVSSPKEPPDASRPAAGR; this is translated from the coding sequence ATGCGAACGGTGCTGGAACCACACGCCCGAGGTGGGAACGCTCCCGGGGACCCCGGAGCTGTGCGCGCGGTGCGCGGCCGCCGTGGGGAAGCGCTAGTGCCGGACAACCTCGTGCGGAAATTTTCGGTGCCGATCGTCTCGGCGCTCCTGCTGGGCGCCGCCGACCAGGCGAGCAAGGTCTGGGCGGTGCGCAGCCTCCCCCTCTACGAGTTCCGCGAAATCGTGCCCGGCTACTTCGGCCTGGTGCACGTTCAAAACAGGGGGGTCGCCTTCAGCCTCCTCGCGAACCTCGATCCCCGCTGGGTCCACCCGTTCCTGATCCTCGCGACGGTGCTCGCGATGGGGGCGGTGCTCGCCTACATCGCGTACCTCCCGTGCCGGGGGGCGGCGCCGGTGGGCCTGGGGCTCATCCTCGGCGGGGCGATCGGGAACCTGATCGACCGGGCGCGGCTGGGGTACGTCGTCGACTTCCTCGACCTGTACTGGCGCGGCCACCACTGGCCCACCTTCAACGTGGCGGACGTGGGGATCACCGTGGGCGTCGCCCTGCTCGTGATCGACATGGTGTCCTCTCCGAAGGAGCCCCCGGATGCATCCCGTCCTGCTGCAGGTCGGTAG
- a CDS encoding DUF507 family protein: MRFTDDLVRRLCAAILARWKAKRLIRPKASDDALLSRMAAEIHKDIQREAELDRDAEALLEKHLGKLEGTQANSRILFQKIKERLARERNVVL, from the coding sequence TTGAGGTTCACCGACGATCTGGTCCGGCGCCTCTGCGCCGCGATCCTGGCACGCTGGAAGGCGAAGAGGCTGATTCGCCCGAAGGCGTCCGACGACGCGCTCCTCTCGCGGATGGCCGCCGAGATCCACAAGGACATCCAGCGGGAGGCGGAGCTCGACCGGGATGCCGAGGCGCTCCTCGAGAAGCACCTCGGGAAGCTCGAAGGCACCCAGGCGAACAGCCGTATCCTGTTCCAGAAGATCAAGGAGCGTCTCGCCAGGGAGCGGAACGTCGTCCTGTGA
- the ileS gene encoding isoleucine--tRNA ligase: protein MDYKETLNLPQTEFPMRANLAQREPATLARWEVMGLHRRMAENRKGRPTFVLHDGPPYANGHIHIGHALNKILKDMIVKYRTMAGLLSVYVPGWDCHGLPIEHQVDKTLGAKKAAIPTGDKRRLCRKYAAKFIDVQREEFKRLGVLGDWENPYRTMTFDYEAGILREFGRFVESGAVYQGTKPVYWCLSCRTALAEAEVEYADHTSPSIHVKFPFAEPPEKIHPALAGKKVFFVIWTTTPWTIPANLGIALHPDHDYVALEAGGEVYIVAGGLAERFAAETGLSSPATLATFRAGHLERMRCRHPFAGRDSLLLLADYVTLEAGTGCVHTAPGHGREDYETGLKYGLPILAPLNDEGRFTADVPFFAGERVFEANPKVNEKLAEVGALMSRREITHSYPHCWRCKSPVIFRATKQWFISMDRTSLREKALAGIRTVRWIPGWGQERIEGMVANRPDWCISRQRAWGVPIALFRCEGCGHHLLDRKLVDHVAGFFEKEGADAWFDRDVSELLPPGTACPECGGTAFGKETDILDVWFDSGVSYACVCEGKENLGVPVDLYLEGSDQHRGWFHSSLLAAVGTRGIPPYRGVLTHGFVVDGKGEAMHKSKGNVIAPEEIIKKHGAELLRLWVAAADYRDDIRLSKDILDRLTEAYRKVRNTIRYLLASLSDFDPARDAVKLDRMEEMDRYALVLFDRLAATVRKAYEEYEFYVLFHAVNNFCSVDLSAFYLNVLKDRMYCSPAGDPARRSAQTAIFEIARGLLSLTAPVLSFTTEEAWGYLPAYPGKPESVFLSDLPGPLGIPEAETVAARWERILALRSEVAQPLETARREKVIGSGQDALVTISPGPFADLFETHAREIRDALIVSGIAVGEAAGPGMYESAAFPGLKVSVEKAPWEKCERCWNHTPEVGTLPGTPELCARCAAAVGKR from the coding sequence ATGGACTACAAGGAAACGCTCAACCTGCCGCAGACGGAATTCCCGATGCGGGCCAACCTCGCCCAGCGGGAGCCCGCGACGCTCGCCCGATGGGAGGTCATGGGGCTGCACCGAAGGATGGCGGAGAACCGGAAAGGGCGTCCCACCTTCGTCCTGCACGACGGCCCCCCGTACGCGAACGGGCACATCCACATCGGGCACGCGCTGAACAAGATCCTCAAGGACATGATCGTCAAGTACCGGACGATGGCGGGACTCCTCTCCGTCTACGTCCCCGGCTGGGACTGCCACGGCCTGCCGATCGAGCACCAGGTGGACAAGACCCTGGGAGCGAAGAAGGCGGCGATCCCGACGGGAGACAAGCGCCGCCTCTGCCGGAAGTACGCGGCGAAGTTCATCGACGTCCAGCGGGAGGAGTTCAAGCGCCTCGGCGTGCTGGGCGACTGGGAGAACCCGTACCGGACGATGACGTTCGACTACGAGGCCGGCATCCTGCGGGAGTTCGGCCGGTTCGTGGAGAGCGGCGCGGTGTACCAGGGGACGAAGCCGGTCTACTGGTGCCTCTCGTGCAGGACGGCGCTGGCCGAGGCCGAAGTGGAGTACGCGGACCACACCTCCCCCTCGATCCACGTAAAGTTCCCCTTCGCCGAACCGCCGGAAAAGATCCACCCCGCGCTGGCGGGGAAGAAGGTCTTCTTCGTCATCTGGACGACCACCCCGTGGACGATCCCGGCCAACCTCGGGATCGCGCTCCATCCCGACCACGACTACGTCGCGCTCGAAGCGGGCGGCGAGGTGTACATCGTCGCCGGCGGGCTCGCGGAGCGGTTCGCGGCCGAGACGGGGCTTTCCTCCCCGGCGACCCTCGCGACGTTCCGCGCGGGGCACCTGGAGAGGATGCGGTGCCGCCACCCGTTCGCCGGCCGCGACTCCCTCCTCCTCCTCGCCGACTACGTGACGCTCGAGGCGGGGACCGGGTGCGTCCACACCGCGCCCGGCCACGGCCGCGAGGATTACGAGACGGGGCTCAAATACGGGCTCCCGATCCTCGCCCCGCTGAACGACGAGGGCCGCTTCACCGCGGACGTACCCTTCTTCGCCGGAGAGCGGGTGTTCGAGGCGAACCCGAAGGTGAACGAAAAACTCGCCGAGGTCGGCGCGCTGATGTCCCGCAGGGAGATCACGCACTCCTACCCGCACTGCTGGCGCTGCAAGAGCCCCGTCATCTTCCGGGCGACGAAGCAGTGGTTCATCTCGATGGACCGGACAAGCCTGCGGGAGAAAGCGCTCGCCGGGATCCGCACCGTGCGCTGGATCCCGGGCTGGGGGCAGGAGCGGATCGAGGGGATGGTCGCGAACCGCCCGGACTGGTGCATCTCGCGCCAGCGCGCCTGGGGCGTGCCGATCGCCCTGTTCCGTTGCGAAGGGTGCGGGCATCACCTGCTCGACCGGAAACTCGTCGATCACGTGGCGGGCTTCTTCGAGAAGGAAGGGGCCGATGCCTGGTTCGACCGGGACGTGTCGGAGCTGCTTCCGCCGGGGACGGCGTGCCCGGAGTGCGGCGGGACGGCCTTCGGCAAGGAGACCGACATCCTCGACGTCTGGTTCGACTCGGGCGTCTCCTACGCCTGCGTCTGCGAGGGAAAGGAGAACCTTGGCGTCCCCGTCGACCTCTACCTGGAGGGTTCCGACCAGCACCGCGGCTGGTTCCACTCCTCCCTCCTCGCCGCCGTGGGAACACGCGGCATCCCGCCGTACCGCGGGGTGCTGACGCACGGGTTCGTCGTCGACGGCAAGGGCGAGGCGATGCACAAGTCGAAGGGGAACGTGATCGCGCCGGAGGAGATCATCAAGAAGCACGGCGCCGAACTGCTGCGCCTGTGGGTCGCCGCGGCGGATTACCGGGACGACATCCGGCTGTCGAAGGACATCCTCGACCGGCTGACGGAGGCGTACCGGAAGGTCCGCAACACGATCCGCTACCTGCTGGCGAGCTTGAGCGACTTCGACCCGGCGCGGGACGCAGTGAAGCTCGACCGGATGGAGGAGATGGACCGGTACGCCTTGGTCCTCTTCGACCGGCTGGCGGCGACGGTGCGCAAGGCGTACGAGGAGTACGAGTTCTACGTCCTGTTCCACGCGGTGAACAACTTCTGCTCCGTGGACCTGTCCGCGTTCTACCTGAACGTGCTGAAGGACCGGATGTACTGCTCCCCCGCCGGCGACCCGGCAAGGCGCTCCGCGCAGACGGCGATCTTCGAAATCGCCCGGGGGCTGCTGTCGCTGACCGCCCCGGTCCTGTCGTTCACCACGGAAGAGGCGTGGGGGTACCTCCCCGCGTATCCGGGAAAGCCGGAGAGCGTCTTCCTCTCGGACCTCCCCGGGCCCCTGGGGATCCCGGAGGCGGAGACGGTCGCGGCCCGCTGGGAGCGGATCCTCGCGCTGCGCTCGGAAGTCGCGCAGCCGCTCGAGACGGCGCGCAGGGAGAAGGTGATCGGCAGCGGGCAAGACGCGCTGGTCACGATCTCTCCCGGCCCCTTCGCGGACCTCTTCGAAACGCACGCGCGGGAGATCCGGGACGCGCTGATCGTCTCGGGGATCGCCGTGGGCGAGGCGGCCGGTCCCGGGATGTACGAGAGCGCCGCCTTCCCCGGACTGAAGGTCTCGGTGGAAAAGGCGCCCTGGGAAAAATGCGAACGGTGCTGGAACCACACGCCCGAGGTGGGAACGCTCCCGGGGACCCCGGAGCTGTGCGCGCGGTGCGCGGCCGCCGTGGGGAAGCGCTAG
- a CDS encoding DUF507 family protein, with the protein MRLTDPRISHLSHRLRNALRMEGLADFPDEPAAHREAKAVLESYAGAEEAVDAFARDRISRLSRKVPEGGREWEILYRKYFEEEIARRKL; encoded by the coding sequence GTGCGCCTGACCGACCCCCGCATCTCCCATCTCTCCCACCGGCTGCGCAACGCCCTCCGGATGGAGGGTCTCGCCGATTTTCCCGACGAACCGGCGGCGCACCGGGAGGCCAAGGCGGTCCTTGAATCGTACGCCGGGGCTGAGGAGGCGGTGGACGCCTTCGCCCGGGACCGGATCTCGCGGCTTTCCCGCAAGGTGCCGGAAGGCGGGCGCGAGTGGGAGATCCTCTACAGGAAATATTTCGAGGAGGAGATCGCCCGCCGGAAGTTGTAA
- a CDS encoding PBP1A family penicillin-binding protein, whose product MGAGASGEAWEIPSILYGRPTEVRTGDSLENLRLAERLRRLSYKRVAGKPSAAGTWSGESDRIRIFTRDYRIEQTPRNGGPVEIGVSDGRVVSIASAAGVPLDSIHLEPEEIGRILGPRMESRRIVPLSAIAPSLQQAVLAAEDARFYSHHGIDAIGVARALVRNLREWRFAQGGSTITQQLAKNFFLSPKKTIRRKLREAELALALELRYPKKTILEMYLNKIYFGQEGARGIYGVEEAAGSYFSKRAADLTLEETATLAGVIRSPNRYSPLRAPAAAKERRDAVLARMRRLGMIGEEEFRRASRAPLRTRARRAPANMAAYFADYIQRVTEDDLGGEKLFRTGYRFYTTLDPVQQAAAEEAVSKGLVEVERSALPAGEPLQAALVAVDPATGEMTAMVGGRGYGETQFNRATDARRQPGSAFKPFVLLAAMERAAAGRGETTLSTIVSGEPVTVPGPKVPWTPSNFDGELYGEITVRRAIEESVNTATVRLALDVGLPGVVETARAAGIRSPLSPVPSAALGSFEVTPMELAYAYATIASGGIRFDPFPLFSATTAGGEILTASKVRWERAIDPRAAFLTGYAMEGVLDRGTANAARGMGIRFPASGKTGTTDENRDSWFVGFTPDVVCAVWVGYDSGADSGLTGAKGALRIWARFLRALYTASGPVTLRPPDGIEFAEIDPESGFLVTTACPQTLREAYLSGTEPEEPCPLHPVEPVVDAFRRGVRGIVDVFRELFK is encoded by the coding sequence GTGGGGGCGGGGGCCTCCGGGGAGGCCTGGGAGATCCCCTCCATCCTCTACGGGCGTCCCACGGAGGTCCGCACGGGGGATTCCCTCGAGAACCTCCGGCTCGCCGAGCGGCTGCGCCGCCTCTCCTACAAACGGGTCGCGGGGAAGCCGTCCGCCGCCGGGACCTGGTCCGGGGAATCCGACCGGATCCGCATCTTCACCCGGGACTACCGGATCGAGCAGACCCCCCGCAACGGCGGCCCGGTGGAGATCGGGGTAAGCGACGGGCGGGTCGTTTCGATCGCCTCCGCCGCCGGGGTCCCGCTCGATTCGATCCACCTCGAGCCGGAGGAGATCGGGCGGATCCTCGGTCCCCGGATGGAATCGCGGCGGATCGTCCCCCTGTCCGCGATCGCGCCGTCGCTCCAGCAGGCCGTGCTCGCCGCCGAGGACGCCCGGTTCTACTCCCATCACGGCATCGACGCGATCGGGGTCGCGCGCGCGCTCGTCAGGAATCTTCGGGAGTGGCGGTTCGCCCAGGGAGGATCCACGATCACCCAGCAGCTCGCGAAGAACTTCTTCCTCTCCCCGAAGAAGACGATCCGGCGGAAGCTTCGCGAGGCGGAGCTCGCCCTCGCGCTCGAGCTGCGGTACCCGAAGAAGACGATCCTCGAGATGTACCTGAACAAGATCTATTTCGGCCAGGAGGGGGCCCGCGGGATCTACGGCGTCGAGGAGGCGGCGGGCTCCTACTTCTCGAAGCGGGCGGCGGATCTCACCCTCGAGGAGACCGCGACGCTGGCGGGCGTGATCCGCTCGCCGAACCGGTACTCCCCGCTCCGCGCCCCGGCGGCCGCCAAGGAGCGGCGCGACGCGGTGCTCGCGAGGATGCGCCGGCTCGGGATGATCGGGGAGGAGGAGTTCCGCCGGGCCTCCCGCGCCCCGCTTCGGACGCGGGCGCGGCGCGCGCCCGCGAACATGGCGGCGTACTTCGCCGACTACATCCAGAGGGTCACCGAGGACGACCTGGGGGGCGAGAAGCTCTTCCGCACCGGCTACCGCTTCTACACCACCCTCGACCCGGTGCAGCAGGCCGCGGCGGAGGAGGCGGTGTCGAAGGGGCTCGTGGAGGTCGAACGATCGGCCCTCCCCGCCGGAGAGCCCCTGCAGGCGGCGCTCGTCGCGGTGGACCCGGCGACCGGGGAGATGACCGCGATGGTCGGTGGGCGCGGCTACGGGGAGACCCAGTTCAACCGGGCGACGGACGCGAGGAGGCAGCCGGGGAGCGCCTTCAAGCCGTTCGTCCTGCTCGCGGCGATGGAGCGGGCAGCGGCGGGGAGGGGGGAAACGACCCTCTCCACGATCGTCTCCGGCGAGCCCGTGACGGTCCCGGGGCCGAAGGTCCCTTGGACTCCCTCGAACTTCGACGGGGAGCTCTACGGGGAGATCACGGTGCGGAGGGCGATCGAGGAGTCGGTGAACACCGCCACCGTCCGGCTCGCGCTGGACGTCGGCCTGCCCGGGGTGGTGGAGACCGCGCGCGCCGCGGGGATCCGGTCCCCGCTCTCCCCCGTCCCCTCGGCGGCGCTGGGCAGCTTCGAGGTGACTCCGATGGAGCTCGCCTACGCCTACGCGACGATCGCGTCCGGGGGGATCCGCTTCGATCCGTTCCCCCTTTTCTCGGCGACCACCGCGGGCGGGGAGATCCTCACCGCTTCGAAGGTCCGCTGGGAGCGCGCGATCGATCCGCGGGCGGCGTTCCTCACCGGCTACGCGATGGAAGGCGTCCTCGACCGGGGCACGGCGAATGCGGCGAGGGGAATGGGGATCCGGTTCCCCGCCTCGGGGAAGACCGGGACCACGGACGAGAACCGCGACTCCTGGTTCGTCGGCTTCACCCCCGACGTCGTCTGCGCGGTCTGGGTCGGGTACGATTCGGGGGCAGACTCCGGGCTGACGGGAGCGAAGGGGGCGCTCCGGATCTGGGCGCGCTTCCTGCGCGCCCTCTACACCGCGTCGGGGCCGGTGACGCTGCGGCCCCCCGACGGGATCGAGTTCGCGGAGATCGACCCGGAGTCCGGGTTCCTCGTCACCACCGCGTGCCCGCAGACGCTTCGGGAGGCGTACCTTTCCGGGACGGAGCCGGAGGAGCCGTGCCCCCTTCACCCGGTGGAGCCCGTCGTGGACGCCTTCCGCCGCGGGGTGCGCGGCATCGTCGACGTGTTCCGCGAACTGTTCAAGTAG
- a CDS encoding porin family protein, which produces MKKTLVLALSMFLVVGFVAVADLAGAADYDRYERRTAPPPPPPPPRYRSEPPPMRHAAQGQMYLFTHFGIFDPNDDGDGLRGYESGGNFDVGFGSRVSPLFAVEATVGGYAADNGPDEAVVVPLTIGGRLIIPHPFIEPYLGGGIGMYFSSLDEPTSGIDDTSTDVGGYLSLGADFWLNQRVALNFEGKYHWVEPSFDVAGTSVDVDMSGWTANLGVRISF; this is translated from the coding sequence ATGAAGAAGACTCTGGTGCTGGCCCTTTCGATGTTCCTCGTCGTCGGGTTCGTGGCCGTTGCGGACCTCGCGGGCGCAGCGGATTACGACCGGTACGAGCGCCGAACGGCCCCGCCGCCGCCCCCGCCCCCTCCGAGGTACCGTTCCGAGCCCCCGCCGATGCGGCACGCGGCCCAGGGACAGATGTACCTTTTCACGCACTTTGGGATCTTCGACCCGAACGATGACGGGGACGGCCTCAGGGGGTACGAGTCCGGGGGGAACTTCGACGTCGGATTCGGGTCCCGCGTGTCGCCGCTGTTCGCCGTGGAGGCCACGGTCGGCGGTTACGCCGCGGATAATGGGCCGGACGAGGCAGTTGTCGTCCCGCTCACGATCGGCGGGCGGCTTATCATCCCGCACCCGTTCATCGAGCCGTACCTCGGCGGAGGCATAGGGATGTACTTCAGCAGCCTGGATGAACCCACATCCGGTATCGACGACACCAGCACCGACGTCGGTGGCTACCTCTCCCTCGGCGCCGACTTCTGGCTGAACCAGCGGGTGGCGCTGAACTTCGAGGGGAAATATCACTGGGTGGAGCCGTCGTTCGACGTGGCTGGCACGAGTGTGGACGTCGACATGAGCGGCTGGACGGCCAATCTCGGCGTCCGGATCTCCTTCTGA
- the lgt gene encoding prolipoprotein diacylglyceryl transferase: MHPVLLQVGSLKIYSYGVFVAIAFLAALWVSGREIARQGLDREKFFDMGFWVVLSAIAGARLFHVLVYWREYAEAPTEIFKLWNGGLVFYGGFLAATAACIVFLRRNRMPFLPVADASSLGIALGLALGRLGCVSAGCCFGKPTSLPWAVTFTDPACLAPLHVPLHPTQIYEAIGGFAIFGFLYATRDRFRTPGTRFWTMLILYGAARSFFEIFRDDPRGFVGPFS; encoded by the coding sequence ATGCATCCCGTCCTGCTGCAGGTCGGTAGCCTCAAGATCTACTCGTACGGGGTCTTCGTCGCGATCGCCTTCCTCGCCGCCCTGTGGGTATCCGGCCGGGAGATCGCCCGCCAGGGGCTCGACCGCGAGAAGTTCTTCGACATGGGGTTCTGGGTCGTCCTCTCCGCCATCGCGGGCGCGAGGCTCTTCCACGTCCTCGTCTACTGGCGGGAGTACGCGGAGGCGCCCACCGAGATCTTCAAACTGTGGAACGGAGGGCTCGTCTTCTACGGCGGCTTCCTCGCCGCGACGGCGGCCTGCATCGTGTTCCTCCGGAGGAACCGGATGCCGTTCCTGCCGGTGGCCGACGCGTCGTCGCTCGGGATCGCGCTCGGACTCGCGCTCGGGCGGCTCGGATGCGTCTCTGCCGGTTGCTGCTTCGGGAAGCCGACCTCCCTCCCCTGGGCGGTCACCTTCACCGACCCCGCCTGCCTCGCGCCGCTCCACGTGCCGCTCCACCCGACGCAGATCTACGAAGCGATCGGGGGGTTCGCGATCTTCGGGTTCCTCTACGCCACGCGCGACCGGTTCCGGACGCCCGGGACGCGCTTCTGGACGATGCTGATCCTGTACGGCGCGGCGCGGTCGTTCTTCGAGATCTTCCGCGACGACCCCCGCGGCTTCGTCGGCCCCTTCTCCGA
- a CDS encoding MTAP family purine nucleoside phosphorylase, with protein MRSAGKGAPRVLLLGGSGAYALPKGALGERLSSRRVRTPFGLSNPVHLWEKSGFRFFFLSRHGEKGYEKTAPYVNYRANIYAAKSLGVTRIVAWTGPGAISRKVRPGDLVLPDDLLDFTRNRPATFYEGKGIGFLRQFPVFCETLRSALLRAAKQRNEGREAGRLHFGGTYASTEGPRLETPAEIRFLARAGADLVGMTLCPEAFLARELEICYAPVAYVTNYAEGVRRLPYRRGALFEGMLPADEAAAVEAAKNAIPGIAIAAARALAGVERDCPCAVSMERYRKRGVIGPDFRGWVAGAPSRK; from the coding sequence ATCCGTAGCGCCGGGAAGGGGGCGCCCCGGGTCCTCCTCCTCGGAGGATCCGGGGCGTACGCCTTGCCGAAGGGCGCGCTGGGGGAGAGGCTCTCCTCCCGGCGCGTCCGGACGCCGTTCGGCCTTTCCAATCCCGTTCACCTGTGGGAAAAATCCGGTTTCCGTTTCTTTTTCCTCTCGCGCCACGGCGAAAAAGGGTACGAGAAGACCGCGCCGTACGTGAACTACCGCGCGAACATCTACGCCGCGAAGTCCCTGGGGGTGACGCGGATCGTCGCCTGGACGGGGCCCGGCGCCATCTCCCGGAAGGTACGCCCCGGCGACCTGGTCCTCCCCGACGACCTCCTCGACTTCACCCGGAACCGTCCGGCAACCTTTTACGAGGGGAAGGGGATCGGCTTCCTCCGGCAGTTTCCGGTGTTCTGTGAAACCCTGCGAAGCGCCCTGCTCCGCGCTGCGAAGCAGCGCAACGAAGGGCGCGAAGCAGGGCGATTGCACTTCGGCGGCACCTACGCCAGTACCGAAGGGCCGCGCCTCGAGACCCCCGCCGAGATCCGTTTTCTGGCGCGCGCGGGGGCGGACCTGGTCGGGATGACGCTGTGCCCCGAGGCGTTCCTCGCGCGGGAGCTCGAGATCTGCTACGCGCCGGTGGCGTACGTGACCAATTACGCGGAAGGGGTGCGGAGGCTGCCGTACCGGCGCGGCGCCCTCTTCGAAGGGATGCTCCCGGCCGACGAGGCCGCGGCTGTAGAGGCGGCGAAAAACGCGATCCCGGGGATCGCGATCGCCGCCGCCCGCGCCCTCGCGGGGGTGGAAAGGGATTGCCCCTGCGCCGTTTCGATGGAAAGATACCGGAAGCGGGGCGTCATCGGCCCCGACTTCCGCGGCTGGGTAGCTGGTGCACCGTCTCGCAAATAA
- the groES gene encoding co-chaperone GroES — translation MKVKPLQDRILIKRVEEEAKTKGGIIIPDSAKEKPQEGLVVAVGPGKVTDAGTRVACEVKAGDRILFGKYSGTDIKVDGVEHLILREDDILAVITK, via the coding sequence ATGAAGGTCAAGCCGTTGCAGGACAGGATTCTGATCAAGCGGGTGGAAGAGGAGGCCAAGACGAAGGGCGGGATCATCATCCCCGACTCCGCGAAAGAGAAGCCGCAGGAGGGCCTGGTCGTCGCCGTGGGCCCCGGCAAGGTGACGGACGCCGGCACCCGGGTGGCGTGCGAGGTGAAGGCGGGCGACCGCATCCTGTTCGGGAAATATTCCGGCACGGACATCAAGGTCGACGGCGTCGAGCACCTGATCCTGCGCGAGGACGACATCCTCGCGGTCATCACGAAGTAG